One window of uncultured Erythrobacter sp. genomic DNA carries:
- a CDS encoding urea amidolyase associated protein UAAP2 — protein sequence MTSDPALSGLSGTIIHDEIVPARAPWLHHVAAGEVLRIVDLEGNQAVDFLIYAAADDAERYSAQDTVAAQGNLFLRTGAVLLSNEGRALMTIVDSAVEYHDTIGGACSCESNTLRYGHHTKSQHACVENFLEANLTQGRSKRDIVSNINFFMNVPVEEDGTLGIVDGISAPGLTVDLRAEMDVIVVVSNCPQINNPCNGFNPTPVRMIVTA from the coding sequence ATGACCAGCGACCCGGCCCTCTCCGGCCTTTCCGGCACTATCATTCACGACGAGATCGTGCCCGCCCGCGCACCGTGGTTGCACCATGTCGCGGCGGGGGAAGTGCTGCGGATCGTCGATCTCGAGGGCAATCAGGCGGTCGACTTCCTGATCTATGCCGCCGCTGATGATGCCGAGCGATACTCCGCGCAGGACACTGTTGCAGCGCAGGGTAACTTGTTCCTGCGCACCGGAGCTGTGCTCCTCTCGAACGAAGGCCGCGCGCTGATGACCATCGTGGACAGCGCAGTGGAGTATCACGATACCATCGGCGGGGCGTGTTCGTGCGAATCCAATACCTTGCGTTACGGTCATCACACCAAGTCGCAGCACGCCTGCGTCGAGAACTTCCTTGAAGCGAACCTCACCCAAGGTCGCAGCAAGCGCGATATTGTCTCCAACATCAACTTCTTCATGAACGTTCCGGTGGAGGAAGATGGCACGCTTGGTATCGTGGACGGCATTTCTGCCCCTGGCCTCACCGTTGACCTGCGCGCCGAGATGGATGTGATCGTGGTCGTGTCGAACTGCCCGCAGATCAACAATCCCTGCAACGGCTTCAACCCGACGCCGGTGCGGATGATTGTGACCGCGTGA
- the uca gene encoding urea carboxylase, protein MTFDTVLIANRGAIATRIIRTCKAMGLRSVAVYSEADAGSLHVSAADAAVCIGPGPAAQSYLNVEAILAAAKATGAGAIHPGYGFLAENAEFAESCAAAGIAFIGPTPDNIRTFGLKHSARALAEAHGLPLAPGTGLLTGEDEAAEAAARIGYPVILKATAGGGGIGMRICESEAAVRDGFAAVVRQGEASFGDAGVFLERYVARARHIEVQIFGDGQGRVMALGERDCSLQRRNQKVVEEAPAPCLSDAKRAELIAAAVRLGEAAGYLSAGTVEFLYDAQRDDFFFLEMNTRLQVEHGVTEEVMRIDLVEWMIRGAAGDFAFLDAPAPTAQGHAVQVRLYAEDPAMDYRPTIGTLVNVAFPDNIRAETWVMAGSEVSAFYDPMLAKLITYADTRDAAIGVMQAALDASRVDGLETNLRWLRDVVRHEGFTSGEVSTRMLDHVGYARRAVRVIAGGTATSVQDFPGRLGLWDVGVPPSGPMDDRSFRLGNLMLGNPEVTAGLEVTASGPTLLFEAPATICLTGADFGAKLDGETVARGVPIAIAAGQTLALGRASGGGMRGYILFAGGLDVVPYLGSAATFTLGQFGGHAARGLVAGDVLHLGDGATGEGITAPLPALSRTWELRVLYGPHGAPDFFTPDDIARFLEAEWQVHYNSNRTGVRLVGPKPEWARRDGGEAGLHPSNIHDNPYAIGAVDFTGDMPIILGPDGPSLGGFVCPFTVIAADRWKIGQLSPDDRLRFVPVTIADAMAANAAPLNALPVPTSTRAIAGLSPVLAELPALGARPKTTYRQQGDRNILVEYGDIVLDIELRIRIHALMQALEAMNLPGVIDITPGIRSLQLHFDGTTLDQPRALAALMAAEEAMGDLDDFETPSRIVHLPLSWRDPAIEETIAKYIGTVRDDAPWCPDNIEFIRRINGLPDAQAVEDLIFDASYLVLGLGDVYLGAPVATPVDPRHRLVTTKYNPARTWTPPNVVGIGGAYMCIYGMEGPGGYQLFGRTIQVWNTHRQTDAFVDGKPWLLRFFDQIRFFPVTADELTDWRRDFPHGRRSIKVEETTFRLADYRAFLADNAASIAAFETTRQAAFDAERAAWQASGEFDRVSDLLEGGAGGGDVVAIEVPDGADVIEAPFGGSVWKLLVAPGDVVAEGDVIAVIEAMKMECPFESPASGTVAALYITEHQALQPGAPMLALRKAS, encoded by the coding sequence GTGACTTTCGACACTGTCCTCATCGCCAATCGGGGCGCGATTGCGACGCGGATCATCCGCACGTGCAAGGCGATGGGGCTGCGCAGCGTGGCGGTCTATTCCGAGGCGGACGCAGGCTCGCTCCATGTCAGCGCGGCGGACGCGGCGGTGTGCATCGGGCCGGGCCCAGCGGCGCAGAGCTACCTGAATGTCGAGGCCATTCTGGCAGCGGCCAAGGCGACGGGCGCCGGGGCGATCCATCCGGGCTACGGCTTCCTCGCCGAGAATGCCGAGTTTGCCGAAAGCTGCGCGGCGGCAGGGATCGCCTTTATCGGGCCGACGCCGGACAATATCCGCACCTTTGGCCTCAAGCACTCCGCCCGTGCGCTAGCCGAAGCGCATGGCCTGCCGCTCGCCCCTGGCACCGGGTTGCTGACCGGCGAGGACGAGGCGGCCGAGGCGGCGGCGCGGATTGGCTATCCGGTGATCCTCAAGGCCACGGCAGGTGGCGGCGGCATCGGCATGCGCATTTGCGAGAGCGAGGCAGCGGTGCGCGACGGTTTTGCCGCAGTCGTCCGGCAGGGAGAAGCCAGCTTCGGCGATGCGGGCGTCTTCCTTGAGCGCTATGTCGCCCGCGCGCGGCATATCGAAGTGCAGATCTTCGGCGACGGGCAGGGCCGGGTGATGGCACTGGGTGAGCGTGACTGCTCGCTGCAACGGCGCAACCAGAAGGTCGTGGAAGAAGCGCCCGCGCCGTGCCTGTCGGACGCCAAGCGCGCCGAGCTGATTGCTGCTGCGGTGCGGTTGGGCGAAGCGGCGGGGTATCTGTCGGCTGGCACGGTCGAATTCCTGTACGATGCGCAGCGCGACGATTTCTTCTTCCTCGAAATGAACACCCGGCTTCAGGTCGAACACGGCGTCACCGAGGAGGTGATGAGGATCGATCTGGTCGAATGGATGATCCGGGGCGCAGCGGGCGACTTCGCCTTTCTCGATGCCCCCGCGCCCACCGCGCAAGGCCACGCGGTTCAGGTGCGGCTCTATGCCGAAGATCCGGCGATGGATTACCGTCCCACGATCGGCACGCTCGTCAACGTCGCCTTTCCCGACAATATCCGCGCCGAGACTTGGGTCATGGCGGGCAGCGAGGTCAGCGCGTTTTACGATCCGATGCTGGCGAAGCTGATCACCTATGCCGACACGCGCGATGCCGCCATTGGCGTGATGCAGGCGGCGCTGGATGCCTCCCGTGTCGACGGGCTCGAGACCAACCTCAGGTGGCTGCGCGATGTGGTGCGGCATGAGGGCTTTACCAGCGGCGAAGTCTCGACCCGGATGCTTGATCACGTCGGCTATGCGCGCCGCGCGGTGCGGGTAATTGCAGGCGGCACGGCAACTTCGGTGCAGGACTTCCCCGGCCGCCTCGGTCTGTGGGATGTGGGCGTCCCGCCGTCAGGGCCGATGGATGATCGGAGCTTCCGGCTGGGCAATCTCATGCTCGGCAACCCCGAGGTTACAGCGGGGCTGGAGGTCACTGCCAGCGGGCCAACCCTGCTGTTCGAAGCGCCTGCGACCATATGCCTGACCGGCGCGGATTTCGGCGCGAAGCTCGACGGCGAGACCGTCGCGCGCGGGGTGCCGATAGCTATCGCCGCTGGGCAGACCCTCGCGCTAGGGCGGGCGAGCGGCGGGGGGATGCGCGGCTATATCCTGTTCGCGGGCGGGCTTGATGTGGTGCCCTATCTCGGCAGCGCGGCGACTTTCACACTCGGTCAGTTCGGCGGCCACGCCGCGCGCGGACTGGTGGCGGGCGATGTGCTGCATCTGGGCGATGGTGCGACCGGCGAGGGTATCACGGCGCCGCTTCCCGCGCTCTCCCGGACATGGGAGTTGCGCGTTCTCTACGGCCCCCACGGCGCGCCCGATTTCTTCACGCCGGACGACATCGCCCGCTTCCTCGAAGCCGAGTGGCAGGTGCATTACAACTCCAACCGCACCGGGGTGCGTCTGGTCGGCCCCAAGCCCGAATGGGCGCGGCGCGACGGGGGTGAGGCGGGGCTGCACCCGTCGAATATTCACGACAACCCCTATGCCATCGGCGCGGTCGATTTCACCGGGGATATGCCGATCATCCTCGGGCCGGACGGGCCTTCGCTGGGGGGCTTCGTGTGCCCCTTCACGGTGATCGCGGCGGATCGGTGGAAGATCGGTCAGCTCAGCCCTGATGACCGGCTCCGCTTCGTGCCAGTCACGATTGCCGACGCCATGGCGGCGAACGCCGCGCCGCTCAACGCTCTGCCCGTGCCGACCTCGACGCGCGCGATTGCGGGCCTCTCACCGGTACTCGCGGAGCTGCCCGCGCTCGGCGCACGCCCCAAGACCACCTATCGTCAACAGGGCGACCGCAACATTCTCGTCGAATATGGCGACATCGTGCTCGATATCGAGCTGCGCATCCGCATCCATGCGCTGATGCAGGCGCTGGAGGCAATGAACCTGCCCGGCGTGATCGACATCACCCCAGGCATCCGCTCGCTGCAATTGCACTTCGACGGCACCACGCTGGATCAGCCCCGCGCGCTCGCCGCGTTGATGGCGGCCGAGGAGGCGATGGGGGATCTCGATGATTTCGAAACGCCCTCGCGCATCGTGCACCTGCCGCTGAGCTGGCGTGATCCCGCGATTGAGGAGACCATCGCCAAGTATATCGGCACGGTGCGCGACGATGCGCCGTGGTGCCCGGACAATATCGAGTTCATCCGCCGTATCAATGGTCTGCCCGATGCGCAGGCGGTCGAAGATCTGATCTTCGATGCCAGCTACCTCGTGCTGGGCCTTGGCGATGTCTACCTCGGCGCGCCGGTTGCAACCCCGGTCGATCCGCGCCACCGGCTCGTCACCACCAAATACAACCCCGCGCGCACCTGGACTCCGCCCAATGTGGTCGGGATCGGCGGCGCCTATATGTGCATCTACGGGATGGAGGGGCCGGGCGGCTATCAGCTGTTCGGGCGGACCATTCAGGTGTGGAACACGCACCGGCAGACCGACGCCTTCGTCGATGGCAAGCCGTGGCTGTTGCGGTTCTTCGACCAGATCCGGTTCTTCCCTGTCACCGCCGACGAACTCACCGATTGGCGCCGCGATTTCCCGCATGGGCGGCGGTCGATCAAGGTCGAAGAGACCACCTTCCGCCTCGCCGATTACCGCGCGTTCCTGGCCGATAACGCCGCCAGCATCGCCGCTTTCGAGACCACCCGCCAAGCCGCCTTTGATGCCGAACGCGCCGCGTGGCAGGCCTCGGGCGAGTTCGACCGGGTCAGCGACCTGCTCGAAGGCGGAGCAGGCGGCGGCGATGTGGTGGCAATCGAGGTGCCGGACGGCGCGGATGTGATCGAAGCCCCGTTCGGCGGCAGCGTGTGGAAGCTCCTAGTCGCTCCCGGCGATGTGGTGGCGGAAGGCGATGTGATCGCGGTGATTGAGGCGATGAAGATGGAATGCCCGTTTGAAAGCCCCGCCAGCGGCACGGTGGCCGCGCTCTACATCACTGAGCATCAGGCCTTGCAACCCGGCGCGCCAATGCTGGCCTTGAGGAAAGCATCGTGA
- the atzF gene encoding allophanate hydrolase, with product MSTFARLSATAIAANVTSGEATALAVIEDTLARLAAYDAHQPQVWISRADPAALRAAARAIDARVAAGEHLPLAGVPFAAKDNIDVAGLETTAACPTFAYRPERSATAIERLEAAGAICVGKTNLDQFATGLVGTRSPYGIPRNAYNRDYVSGGSSSGSAIAVAAGLVAFALGTDTAGSGRVPAAFNHLIGLKPTKGRWSTRGLVPACRTLDCITVFTDALHDAQTVDAVIAGFDAEDAFSRVPSDVAISGRRIGVPRRDQRVFFGDVAAEYLYDRALGVLAAQGEIVEIDIAPLLEAARLLYGGPWVAERTAAVAPLLDSNPLAIDPVVREVIAPGSAMLATELWNGIYRLAELQRHAESMWSEVDVLAFPTTGTTYRVAELLEAPVALNSNLGLYTNFVNLLDMAALAVPAGARDNGTGFGITLIGPAHSDLALIDLARSYLASADLPLPPPLDLGDRMDTVKLAVVGAHLEGMPLHWQLTSRGATFVGAFTTAPNYRLYAMADSVPPKPALVHSEDGAEIALEVYELDMASFGSFVTEVPPPLAIGTVTLADGSSVKGFVAEPRALTGAEDITHLGGWRAYIASR from the coding sequence GTGAGCACCTTTGCCCGCCTCAGCGCGACCGCCATCGCGGCAAACGTCACCAGTGGCGAGGCCACCGCGCTCGCCGTGATCGAGGATACGCTCGCCCGCCTCGCCGCCTATGATGCGCATCAGCCGCAGGTGTGGATCAGCCGCGCCGACCCTGCGGCCCTGCGCGCCGCCGCCCGCGCCATTGACGCGCGGGTCGCGGCGGGCGAGCACTTGCCGCTCGCCGGAGTGCCGTTTGCGGCGAAGGACAATATCGACGTCGCCGGGCTGGAGACGACCGCTGCCTGCCCGACCTTCGCCTATCGGCCTGAGCGTTCCGCCACCGCGATCGAACGGCTAGAAGCGGCGGGCGCGATCTGTGTCGGCAAAACCAATCTCGATCAGTTCGCCACCGGCCTCGTCGGCACGCGCAGCCCCTATGGCATCCCGCGCAACGCCTATAACCGTGACTATGTCAGCGGCGGTTCAAGCTCCGGCTCGGCGATAGCCGTGGCGGCGGGGCTGGTGGCGTTCGCGCTTGGCACGGATACGGCGGGGTCGGGCCGGGTGCCTGCGGCGTTCAATCACCTTATCGGGTTGAAGCCGACCAAGGGCCGCTGGAGCACGCGCGGCCTGGTGCCGGCCTGCCGGACGCTCGATTGCATCACGGTGTTCACCGATGCCCTGCATGATGCGCAGACCGTAGATGCTGTGATCGCCGGGTTCGATGCCGAGGACGCCTTTTCGCGCGTACCCTCGGACGTTGCGATTAGCGGTCGCCGGATCGGGGTGCCGCGCCGTGATCAGCGGGTGTTCTTCGGCGATGTCGCGGCCGAATATCTCTACGACCGCGCGCTAGGCGTGCTGGCGGCGCAGGGCGAGATCGTAGAGATCGACATCGCCCCGCTGCTCGAAGCCGCGCGCCTGCTCTACGGCGGGCCGTGGGTGGCAGAACGCACCGCAGCCGTCGCTCCGCTGCTCGATAGCAATCCGCTCGCCATCGACCCGGTGGTGCGCGAAGTCATCGCGCCCGGCAGTGCCATGCTCGCGACCGAATTGTGGAACGGCATCTACCGCCTCGCCGAATTGCAGCGCCATGCCGAGAGCATGTGGAGCGAGGTCGATGTGCTCGCTTTCCCCACCACCGGCACCACTTACCGGGTCGCCGAACTGCTCGAAGCGCCGGTGGCATTGAACAGCAATCTCGGGCTCTATACCAATTTCGTGAACTTGCTCGACATGGCCGCGCTGGCGGTGCCAGCCGGTGCGCGCGACAATGGCACGGGCTTCGGAATCACGCTGATCGGGCCTGCGCACAGCGATCTTGCGCTCATTGACCTCGCGCGTTCGTATCTGGCTTCGGCCGACCTTCCCCTTCCGCCACCGCTCGATCTTGGAGACCGCATGGACACCGTCAAACTCGCCGTCGTTGGTGCACATCTTGAAGGGATGCCGCTGCATTGGCAGCTGACGTCGCGCGGGGCGACCTTTGTGGGTGCCTTCACCACCGCGCCCAATTACCGGCTGTATGCGATGGCCGATTCCGTCCCGCCCAAGCCTGCGCTGGTGCATAGTGAGGACGGGGCCGAAATCGCTCTGGAAGTCTACGAGCTCGACATGGCCAGCTTCGGCAGCTTCGTCACCGAGGTGCCTCCGCCGCTTGCGATTGGCACGGTCACGCTCGCCGACGGCAGCAGCGTCAAGGGCTTCGTCGCCGAACCGCGCGCGCTGACCGGGGCGGAAGACATCACTCATCTGGGCGGCTGGCGCGCCTATATCGCCTCGCGATGA
- a CDS encoding ATP-binding protein, whose product MMAGRLTNWLKGDGATGPTDDAFAQLRAAKEAAEAANEAKTRFLASVSHEIRSPLNAIYGYAQLLERNDGKDALNAARVIRRSAEHLSHLVEGLLDIAQVEGGALKLSREAIRFPEFLAQLIAMLELQAQSKGIALVLDHPPGLPEFVHADPKRLRQVLINLLTNAIKFTDHGSVTLKVEYRNQLATFTVIDTGIGIAPEDAERIFAPFERVAGPAGERPGVGLGLAITQALVHIMGGEIRVESAPGEGSRFIVRLMLSQPLSPPTDPAPEPGMVTGYLGRERWVVLIDDDTAHLAMVRGLLEPLGFRVHTASDGETGLALAAQVQPDLVLCDVMLGRESGWDIAAKLRRRHGAALRIVMLSGEGPHSAAPPADGPANDTFVMKPFEFTVLLDVIAAQLGLEWLRAGGPARDAPEAGVTHLPPAIASRAAAHCAEIERLVRIGHVRAIEAEIDAIAALAPEAAPLAERMRRVLDSFDLKALADLAKAVAADAR is encoded by the coding sequence ATGATGGCGGGGCGGCTCACCAATTGGCTTAAAGGCGACGGCGCAACAGGGCCGACCGACGACGCGTTCGCGCAGCTGCGCGCCGCCAAGGAGGCCGCCGAGGCCGCCAATGAAGCCAAGACCCGCTTCCTCGCCAGCGTCAGCCATGAAATCCGCTCACCGCTCAATGCGATCTATGGCTATGCCCAGCTGCTGGAGCGGAATGACGGCAAGGACGCGCTCAATGCCGCGCGGGTGATCCGCCGCAGCGCCGAACACCTGTCGCATCTAGTCGAAGGCCTGCTCGACATCGCGCAGGTCGAAGGCGGCGCGCTGAAGCTGAGCCGGGAGGCGATCCGCTTCCCCGAGTTCCTCGCGCAATTGATCGCCATGCTCGAACTGCAAGCGCAGTCGAAGGGGATCGCGCTGGTGCTCGACCATCCGCCGGGCTTGCCCGAATTCGTCCATGCCGATCCCAAGCGCTTGCGGCAGGTGCTGATCAATCTGTTGACCAACGCAATCAAGTTTACCGATCATGGATCGGTCACCCTCAAGGTCGAATACCGCAACCAGTTGGCGACCTTCACCGTGATCGACACCGGCATCGGCATCGCGCCCGAGGATGCGGAGCGGATTTTCGCGCCGTTCGAGCGGGTGGCAGGGCCAGCGGGCGAGCGGCCCGGCGTCGGGCTCGGGCTCGCGATCACGCAGGCGCTGGTGCATATCATGGGCGGCGAAATCCGGGTCGAAAGCGCGCCGGGGGAAGGATCGCGCTTCATCGTGCGGTTGATGCTGTCGCAGCCGCTCAGCCCGCCGACCGATCCGGCGCCAGAGCCGGGCATGGTCACTGGCTACCTTGGGCGCGAGCGCTGGGTCGTGCTGATCGATGACGATACGGCGCATCTGGCGATGGTGCGCGGCCTGCTCGAACCGCTGGGCTTTCGGGTGCACACCGCCAGCGACGGCGAGACCGGCCTAGCGCTCGCCGCGCAGGTGCAGCCCGATCTGGTCCTGTGCGATGTTATGCTGGGACGCGAGTCCGGGTGGGATATCGCGGCGAAACTGCGCCGCCGCCACGGCGCTGCGTTGCGGATCGTGATGCTGTCGGGTGAGGGGCCCCATTCCGCCGCACCGCCTGCGGACGGCCCGGCCAATGATACGTTTGTGATGAAGCCATTCGAATTCACCGTGTTGCTTGATGTGATTGCCGCCCAGCTGGGGCTCGAATGGCTGCGGGCTGGTGGCCCCGCCCGTGACGCGCCCGAAGCCGGCGTGACGCACTTACCGCCAGCAATTGCTTCTCGCGCCGCTGCCCATTGCGCCGAGATCGAGCGGTTGGTGCGGATCGGCCATGTTCGCGCCATCGAGGCGGAGATTGACGCCATCGCCGCGCTCGCTCCCGAAGCGGCGCCACTGGCCGAACGAATGCGGCGGGTGCTCGACAGCTTCGACCTGAAGGCGCTGGCCGACCTTGCCAAAGCGGTGGCTGCCGATGCGCGCTAA
- a CDS encoding DNA-binding response regulator, whose protein sequence is MRAKDCILVVDDSPESLRFLVDTLEAEDMTVLIARSGEATLELLAEVQPDLILMDAIMPGIGGIETTQAIKRNPATAHIPVIFMTGLNDPDHVVAALGTGGVDYVRKPVVIEELLARMKVHLANARTTYRSRLALGLAGRSLAALGEDAGLVWCTPQAEALFIAVDPDWTADRGVLPEALMGAALGLIAADPVQPPASVRVDVRGLEIDLALVETGRPGETLIRVTEVREDGKIADLQKHNGLTRREAEVLLWVSYGKTNKTISEILGISPRTVNKHLEQVFRKLGVETRAAATAIAVRYLAD, encoded by the coding sequence ATGCGCGCTAAGGACTGCATCCTTGTTGTCGACGACAGCCCGGAATCGCTCCGGTTCCTGGTCGATACGCTCGAGGCTGAGGACATGACCGTGCTGATCGCCCGCAGCGGCGAGGCGACGCTTGAATTGCTGGCCGAAGTGCAGCCCGATCTTATCCTGATGGACGCGATCATGCCCGGCATCGGCGGGATCGAGACCACCCAAGCGATCAAGCGCAATCCGGCGACCGCGCACATTCCGGTGATCTTCATGACCGGCCTCAACGATCCCGATCACGTGGTCGCCGCGCTCGGCACCGGCGGGGTCGATTATGTGCGCAAGCCGGTGGTGATCGAGGAACTGCTGGCGCGGATGAAGGTGCACCTCGCCAATGCCCGCACGACCTATCGCTCGCGGCTGGCGCTCGGTCTGGCGGGGCGCAGTCTGGCGGCGCTGGGCGAGGATGCGGGACTAGTCTGGTGCACACCCCAGGCCGAGGCGTTGTTCATCGCAGTCGATCCCGACTGGACCGCCGATCGCGGCGTGCTACCCGAAGCCTTGATGGGCGCAGCCCTCGGTTTGATCGCCGCAGACCCCGTGCAGCCCCCCGCCAGCGTCCGCGTCGATGTGCGCGGGCTGGAGATTGATCTCGCCTTGGTCGAAACCGGCCGGCCGGGCGAAACCCTGATCCGCGTCACCGAAGTGCGTGAAGATGGCAAGATCGCCGACCTGCAAAAGCATAACGGCCTGACCCGGCGCGAGGCAGAAGTGCTGCTGTGGGTGAGCTATGGCAAAACCAACAAGACGATCAGCGAGATTCTTGGTATAAGCCCGCGCACGGTGAACAAGCACTTGGAACAGGTGTTTCGTAAACTCGGGGTCGAAACCCGCGCCGCCGCCACTGCCATCGCAGTGCGATATCTTGCTGACTGA